One part of the Rothia sp. ZJ932 genome encodes these proteins:
- a CDS encoding bifunctional 3'-5' exonuclease/DNA polymerase, producing the protein MYIVIGAPDTADQSAATVMWEAITYTPDGSGTRRIFSSEQLPDFIRLVTSSNRSQTVRWAWADTTEIYPLLLTAGVSVARCHDLLLVQRILETAATRPQNQVDFSPTHNLEPRPQAPSGHLPPVAQMLGQDSLFDTAPDKSPDARPSATLLAAELHAQLTAIEAAPHAGRLKLLAAAESQGALIAAEIKFFGMPWNRQIHEQLLTHTLGNRPGAYERPYEMEKCAALIAQRLAAPQVNPDSPASLLKAMHNAGIRVESTRKWQLVAWVDVATGQEERYRRQELIEPILRYKKLHRLFTANGWAWLDAWVHDNRFYPSYEVGGVVTGRWGAHGGGAMQIPKDVRQAVQAEAGMTLLVADAAQVEPRILAAMSGDQALAVAARGRDLYAGIAEIGERTGSPLDSRDAAKIVMLGAMYGATSGDSGRLLPHFRKLFPRAMEFTEAAASVGEHGGQVTTFLGRTSPAPSSTWFATQRDTSTAESERQAQSLAKSQGRFTRNFVVQGTAAEWALCWMGQMRKRLREEKLFGHALSTRLVYFLHDEVMLYGPQREAKVCERIVRESAEDAAKLLFGQIPVDFPVTVVATDNYAKAK; encoded by the coding sequence ATGTATATTGTGATTGGTGCCCCTGACACCGCAGATCAGAGCGCTGCCACCGTGATGTGGGAGGCTATCACGTATACGCCCGATGGCAGCGGTACGCGGCGGATTTTTTCCTCCGAGCAGCTACCCGATTTTATACGACTGGTCACCTCAAGCAACCGCTCGCAAACAGTGCGATGGGCGTGGGCTGATACCACTGAGATTTACCCGCTTTTACTCACCGCAGGAGTGAGTGTGGCACGCTGCCACGACCTTCTCTTGGTGCAGCGCATTCTTGAAACAGCTGCCACGCGCCCGCAGAATCAGGTCGACTTCTCACCCACCCACAATCTTGAGCCGCGCCCGCAGGCACCTTCTGGGCATCTTCCGCCGGTTGCCCAGATGCTAGGGCAGGATTCCCTGTTCGACACAGCACCGGATAAGTCCCCGGACGCGCGTCCCAGCGCTACGCTGTTAGCAGCCGAATTACACGCCCAGCTCACCGCGATAGAAGCAGCGCCCCATGCAGGGCGGCTAAAGCTCTTAGCCGCAGCTGAATCCCAGGGAGCACTTATTGCTGCGGAGATAAAGTTCTTTGGCATGCCCTGGAACCGGCAGATTCACGAGCAACTTCTCACACACACCCTGGGCAATCGCCCCGGTGCCTACGAGCGTCCTTACGAGATGGAAAAGTGCGCGGCGCTCATTGCCCAGCGTCTGGCGGCACCTCAGGTGAATCCTGATTCGCCGGCGAGTTTGCTCAAAGCAATGCACAATGCCGGTATTCGGGTGGAGTCTACCCGCAAATGGCAGTTGGTGGCGTGGGTTGATGTGGCAACAGGCCAAGAAGAACGCTACCGTCGGCAAGAGTTGATTGAGCCAATTCTGCGCTACAAGAAGCTGCACCGGCTGTTCACTGCTAACGGTTGGGCGTGGCTGGATGCGTGGGTGCATGATAACCGTTTCTATCCGTCCTATGAGGTGGGCGGGGTGGTGACCGGCAGGTGGGGTGCTCACGGGGGCGGTGCGATGCAGATTCCTAAGGACGTGCGCCAGGCAGTACAGGCTGAAGCGGGAATGACTCTCCTTGTTGCCGATGCTGCTCAGGTTGAGCCCCGTATTTTGGCGGCAATGAGTGGAGATCAAGCGCTGGCGGTGGCAGCGCGCGGGCGCGATTTGTACGCGGGTATTGCTGAGATTGGTGAGCGTACAGGTTCGCCGTTAGATAGCCGTGACGCGGCAAAGATCGTCATGTTGGGCGCCATGTACGGTGCAACTTCGGGAGATTCAGGAAGGTTGCTGCCGCACTTTCGTAAGCTTTTTCCGCGGGCGATGGAATTTACCGAGGCTGCTGCCTCTGTGGGTGAGCACGGTGGGCAGGTGACTACCTTTTTGGGGCGCACCTCGCCTGCTCCATCCAGCACGTGGTTTGCTACCCAGCGTGATACGTCAACGGCGGAGTCTGAACGGCAGGCACAGTCTTTGGCGAAGTCGCAGGGGCGATTTACCCGCAATTTCGTAGTGCAGGGGACGGCTGCGGAATGGGCTTTGTGCTGGATGGGGCAAATGCGTAAGCGCTTGCGCGAAGAGAAACTTTTTGGACATGCCCTTTCAACACGCCTGGTGTATTTCTTGCACGATGAAGTCATGCTCTACGGCCCGCAGCGTGAGGCGAAGGTCTGCGAGCGCATTGTCAGGGAGTCAGCCGAGGACGCGGCAAAGCTGCTCTTCGGGCAGATACCGGTGGATTTTCCGGTCACGGTGGTAGCGACCGATAACTACGCGAAGGCAAAGTAG
- a CDS encoding DUF4244 domain-containing protein, producing the protein MGIFQNTEITTAERSLEPSMQHSPVIEGDIVHDPEAGATTAEYGIVMLAAVGFAGLLVAILKSPEVNELLMGIVRNALNTGA; encoded by the coding sequence GTGGGAATCTTCCAGAACACTGAAATTACTACCGCCGAGCGTTCCCTCGAACCAAGCATGCAGCACTCCCCGGTGATTGAAGGCGATATTGTTCATGACCCGGAGGCAGGGGCAACCACCGCAGAATATGGGATTGTGATGTTAGCCGCTGTAGGTTTTGCCGGTTTGCTGGTGGCGATCTTGAAGTCTCCCGAGGTCAATGAACTGTTGATGGGAATTGTCCGCAACGCTTTGAATACCGGGGCATAA
- a CDS encoding CoA pyrophosphatase, with amino-acid sequence MDLNPKDSDRVSQNPASDPKGAALGQARADLLRLVQHDVTDFSDCERWKVGEVDSAVSRRAAVLILFGALDAEPARTWVAGNVAEYLDVLVLVRASSMRSHAGQPAFPGGKIDPEDYERAERDGVPVSHIAAVREAVEETGLDPEGVEVLGAIQDVPLPVSNFQVSPIIGWWCKPSPVDVVDHQESSLVLRVPVADLVNPANRLYATISYQGRTHRSPAFDVAQDGETFRIWGFTGVILDRVLDALGWSVPWDQQRSEPAPIKNRERARVRH; translated from the coding sequence TTGGATCTTAACCCCAAAGACTCGGATCGTGTTTCTCAGAACCCAGCCTCCGACCCCAAGGGTGCCGCGCTGGGGCAGGCGCGTGCTGATTTGTTGCGCCTGGTTCAGCACGACGTCACTGACTTCTCAGACTGCGAGCGCTGGAAAGTGGGTGAGGTCGATAGTGCTGTGAGCAGACGCGCTGCTGTACTGATTTTGTTTGGTGCTTTAGATGCTGAACCGGCGCGTACTTGGGTGGCGGGGAACGTAGCGGAGTATCTGGATGTCTTGGTGCTGGTGAGGGCTTCCTCTATGAGGTCTCATGCGGGGCAACCGGCTTTTCCCGGTGGCAAGATTGACCCTGAGGATTACGAGCGTGCTGAACGCGATGGCGTCCCCGTTTCTCACATTGCGGCGGTGCGTGAGGCTGTTGAAGAGACAGGGTTAGACCCGGAGGGTGTTGAGGTTTTGGGCGCAATTCAGGACGTACCGCTGCCTGTCTCTAACTTTCAGGTCAGCCCCATCATTGGATGGTGGTGTAAGCCCAGCCCGGTTGATGTGGTTGATCATCAGGAGTCATCGTTGGTGTTGCGCGTGCCTGTTGCTGATTTGGTGAACCCGGCTAATCGCCTGTACGCAACAATCTCATATCAAGGGCGAACGCACCGATCACCGGCATTTGATGTTGCCCAAGACGGCGAGACGTTTAGAATTTGGGGGTTCACCGGGGTGATCCTTGACAGGGTGCTGGACGCTCTGGGCTGGTCGGTGCCTTGGGACCAGCAGCGCAGTGAACCCGCCCCGATCAAGAACCGCGAGAGGGCACGTGTGCGTCATTGA
- a CDS encoding type II secretion system F family protein, which produces MNLALITLCLLCLLAALSLKIRERRKRPTDEPTDTADQQSFFCDAALLLELLATIQEAGISLPASLTYLTELDPALENTMAPVAQRLSAGLTWNQAWQGADHLPPELIKLRDSLNAVSAAGAPSATILRAAAARARRSEFRHAEQAAAKLGVKLVVPLGLCSLPAFICLGVLPVLVTLIPASF; this is translated from the coding sequence ATGAATCTTGCACTCATTACTCTGTGCCTACTGTGTCTGTTAGCTGCCCTATCACTGAAAATACGAGAACGGCGCAAAAGACCAACCGATGAACCCACCGATACTGCTGACCAACAGTCCTTTTTTTGCGACGCCGCCCTGCTGCTGGAACTGCTCGCAACCATACAGGAAGCAGGTATTTCACTGCCCGCATCCCTGACATATCTCACCGAACTTGACCCTGCCCTAGAGAACACGATGGCACCGGTTGCCCAACGCCTTAGCGCGGGGCTGACCTGGAATCAGGCATGGCAGGGGGCAGACCATCTACCACCGGAGCTGATAAAACTACGTGACTCTTTAAACGCAGTAAGCGCAGCGGGCGCACCCAGCGCAACAATTTTGAGAGCAGCGGCAGCCCGCGCTCGCCGTAGCGAGTTCCGCCACGCCGAACAGGCAGCAGCGAAACTGGGCGTCAAATTAGTGGTTCCTTTAGGGCTGTGTTCCCTTCCTGCCTTCATCTGTTTGGGCGTTCTGCCGGTATTAGTCACGCTCATACCGGCAAGTTTCTGA
- a CDS encoding CpaF family protein, with the protein MNRLPTTQPTYPTDAAPKPPSPQPTDEVPPHSWGSFTEHTGSPLIPHTFAELATKYPPKFSEPVPKEQVLAKAPDPDLEAQALAVIEGILASNCPLTLAAARDYLTDHPPEHPVPAILDRVKAEISGLGLLEPLLDIPGITDIYVNSPSDVWIDGRNGKQKTAVRFDSETQLRTLATRLITSAGARLDDAVAANDVYNDRGQRIHAVLPPLAPDSTVLSIRLQPATRPTLETLLVDAPPAVGQVLRHLVEMRANFLISGGTGSGKTTLLNAMLSLSGAHERLVTLEDSPELQPHHQHVVRLVTKDANAEGRGAVGLQELIQQALRMGPDRLILGECRGAEIADLLMAMNTGHAGSGSTLHANSAASVPARVLAMGSLAGLSSEATSLQAATALDVVIHCEKRGGARRITEIAAITLKQGQLVTEPCCTVDDKNTLTWYPAGADLYRAVTDEPVLTASDRNAVNKHLGKHEVSAC; encoded by the coding sequence ATGAACCGCTTACCAACCACCCAGCCAACGTACCCCACGGACGCCGCTCCGAAGCCACCTTCCCCACAACCTACGGACGAGGTGCCCCCACACAGCTGGGGATCTTTTACCGAGCACACGGGGTCACCCCTTATACCCCACACCTTTGCCGAACTTGCCACTAAATACCCACCAAAATTCTCAGAACCCGTACCGAAAGAACAGGTTCTCGCAAAGGCACCCGACCCCGACCTTGAGGCACAAGCGCTGGCTGTCATTGAGGGAATACTGGCAAGCAATTGTCCGCTTACACTTGCTGCTGCCCGCGATTACCTAACCGACCACCCGCCTGAGCACCCCGTTCCTGCAATTCTCGACCGGGTTAAAGCCGAAATCAGTGGGCTGGGACTGCTAGAACCCCTGCTTGATATACCCGGAATCACCGACATTTACGTCAATTCACCCAGCGACGTGTGGATCGACGGTAGAAACGGCAAACAAAAAACTGCCGTGCGCTTTGACTCTGAGACTCAGCTACGGACTCTAGCTACCCGGCTAATTACCTCTGCTGGCGCGCGATTGGATGATGCGGTAGCAGCTAACGACGTTTACAATGACCGCGGGCAACGCATCCACGCGGTGCTTCCACCCCTCGCCCCAGACTCAACAGTGCTCTCTATTCGTCTACAACCGGCAACCCGACCCACCCTCGAAACACTACTGGTAGATGCCCCGCCTGCTGTAGGGCAGGTTCTTCGGCACCTCGTAGAAATGCGTGCCAACTTTCTCATCAGTGGCGGTACAGGCAGCGGCAAAACCACCCTGCTTAACGCCATGCTGAGTCTCAGCGGCGCCCACGAGCGCCTTGTCACCCTTGAGGACTCACCGGAGCTTCAGCCACATCACCAGCACGTCGTCAGACTCGTTACCAAGGATGCCAACGCTGAAGGACGCGGCGCGGTAGGCTTGCAAGAGCTCATTCAGCAGGCGCTGCGTATGGGGCCAGACAGGCTTATTCTCGGAGAGTGCCGAGGCGCTGAAATCGCCGATCTTTTGATGGCGATGAACACCGGGCACGCGGGCTCAGGCTCCACCCTTCACGCTAACTCGGCGGCGTCAGTTCCTGCACGTGTGCTTGCCATGGGTTCCCTTGCTGGACTCAGTAGTGAGGCGACCTCCCTCCAAGCAGCTACCGCGCTCGATGTCGTCATTCACTGTGAGAAACGCGGCGGCGCTCGGCGTATCACTGAGATTGCCGCTATAACCCTGAAGCAGGGGCAACTGGTGACAGAACCGTGTTGCACGGTGGACGATAAAAACACTCTGACCTGGTACCCGGCAGGAGCCGATCTTTACCGTGCAGTAACCGATGAACCTGTGCTCACCGCATCAGATCGGAACGCGGTGAACAAACACCTGGGCAAACATGAGGTGTCAGCATGCTAA
- the nth gene encoding endonuclease III: MGKTTTTTSATPTTSVASTPSLTPQEHALIEIRTVPAFTAEAARKRRQRSPETEIGRKRRVRKINTILGQTYPYAVAELDFENPFQLLVATVLSAQTTDVRVNSVTPTLFTAYPDAAALASARAEDLEDIIKSLGFYRAKTRSIIALAQQLVTECDGQVPATLKQLVKLAGVGRKTAFVVLGNAFNQPGLTVDTHFGRLARRMGMTIEKDPVKVEREVAALFEKKDWTQLSHRLVYHGRRICHAQKPACGVCPVADLCPSYGEGETDEIKARKLMKYEMAPGREGLHLKFLKGYSRRQLQAEGYSLGS, translated from the coding sequence ATGGGTAAAACAACAACCACCACGAGCGCAACACCGACCACTTCAGTGGCGTCAACCCCCTCTTTGACCCCGCAAGAACACGCTCTTATAGAAATTCGCACCGTACCAGCTTTCACTGCTGAAGCCGCACGCAAACGCAGACAGCGCTCGCCCGAAACCGAGATCGGGCGCAAACGCAGAGTACGGAAAATCAACACCATTTTGGGGCAAACCTACCCCTACGCCGTTGCCGAACTAGACTTCGAGAACCCCTTTCAGCTGTTGGTTGCCACCGTGCTTTCAGCCCAAACCACCGATGTGCGCGTCAACTCGGTGACCCCCACCCTCTTTACCGCCTACCCTGATGCCGCTGCCCTCGCGTCCGCCCGCGCAGAAGACCTTGAAGACATCATAAAATCTCTGGGGTTCTACCGGGCGAAAACCCGCTCCATCATAGCGCTCGCCCAGCAGCTTGTAACGGAATGCGACGGGCAGGTTCCGGCTACCTTGAAGCAACTGGTTAAACTCGCCGGTGTGGGGCGCAAAACAGCCTTTGTGGTGCTGGGAAACGCCTTTAATCAACCGGGACTAACGGTCGATACCCACTTCGGACGCTTGGCACGCCGCATGGGCATGACCATAGAAAAAGACCCAGTAAAAGTGGAACGCGAGGTTGCTGCACTCTTTGAGAAAAAAGACTGGACGCAGCTTTCCCACCGGCTGGTTTATCACGGCAGACGTATCTGCCATGCCCAGAAACCGGCATGCGGTGTGTGCCCCGTTGCCGATTTGTGCCCTTCCTACGGTGAAGGCGAGACCGATGAAATAAAAGCGCGAAAGCTGATGAAATATGAAATGGCACCGGGAAGAGAAGGCCTGCATCTGAAGTTTCTTAAAGGCTATAGCCGCCGGCAACTACAAGCAGAAGGGTATTCTCTTGGATCTTAA
- a CDS encoding TadE family type IV pilus minor pilin — protein sequence MQTPRAATITCDRCQAVEPTGKTVQRSEDARGSTTAEFAVMLPAVVVILALILGACAVGAQHIALEEAARIGARAAARGENPETITRMVQGIDEDFTVETVSHENITIVRVSATAPGIIGQFGDLQQRAEASASLEYSTSKP from the coding sequence GTGCAGACCCCGCGTGCAGCGACTATCACCTGTGACCGGTGCCAAGCAGTTGAACCCACAGGAAAAACTGTGCAGCGAAGTGAGGACGCGCGTGGTTCTACCACCGCAGAGTTCGCGGTCATGCTGCCGGCGGTGGTAGTGATCCTGGCTTTAATTCTGGGTGCATGCGCCGTGGGTGCCCAACATATTGCCCTTGAGGAAGCCGCCCGCATAGGGGCTCGCGCAGCAGCCCGCGGTGAGAACCCTGAAACCATCACTCGTATGGTGCAGGGTATCGATGAAGACTTCACCGTTGAAACCGTCAGCCACGAAAACATCACCATCGTACGCGTAAGTGCCACCGCCCCCGGCATTATCGGGCAGTTCGGCGACCTCCAGCAGAGGGCTGAAGCCTCAGCATCTCTTGAATACTCCACCTCAAAACCTTAG